The Kitasatospora setae KM-6054 genome contains a region encoding:
- a CDS encoding amidohydrolase family protein — MSERSEGAQPPPAANPLGHGPVLLLTGARLLDGRVVDVRISGDRIQAVGTVGSLGPMPALPGQPTVTTGARIDLSGYLLLPAPAEPHGHYDSAFSAALPAPPADGPAELVRRATESALTSLGYGATAQRTHVRIGDAHGLSRLEAVLTARQALRGLADLQAVAMPRLLTGRAGANGRALLRDALKLGADAAGGCPDLDPDPVGYAQVLLNAAAEADCPVDLHTDAADPTQLARLVTALAPHRPRVTLGPCSALPPGGADLLAGAGVRVVCLPQNGGCTGLEGPPIGLRPTLVREFAQARVALSAGGGGLRDASNPVGRADPLDAARLLAAGGALSPEAAYDAVSAQARTALGLPPVRVDAGFPAELLAIRGDSLTGALSGGHSRLVVHCGRIVSRTSAVREFADTVTLALPRQNHPG, encoded by the coding sequence ATGAGCGAACGCAGCGAGGGCGCCCAGCCGCCGCCGGCCGCCAACCCGCTCGGGCACGGGCCGGTCCTGCTGCTCACCGGGGCGCGACTGCTGGACGGGCGGGTGGTGGACGTCCGGATCAGCGGGGACCGGATCCAGGCCGTCGGCACGGTCGGCAGCCTCGGACCGATGCCCGCGCTGCCCGGCCAGCCCACCGTCACCACCGGCGCCCGGATCGACCTGTCCGGCTACCTGCTGCTGCCCGCCCCCGCCGAACCGCACGGACACTACGACAGCGCGTTCTCCGCCGCCCTGCCCGCGCCGCCCGCCGACGGGCCGGCCGAACTGGTCCGCCGGGCCACCGAGTCCGCGCTCACCTCGCTCGGCTACGGCGCCACCGCCCAGCGCACCCACGTCCGGATCGGCGACGCGCACGGCCTGAGCCGGCTGGAAGCCGTCCTCACCGCCCGGCAGGCGCTGCGCGGACTGGCCGACCTGCAGGCCGTCGCGATGCCCCGGCTGCTCACCGGCCGGGCCGGGGCGAACGGGCGGGCCCTGCTCCGGGACGCGCTCAAACTCGGCGCCGACGCGGCCGGCGGCTGCCCCGACCTCGACCCGGACCCGGTCGGCTACGCGCAGGTCCTGCTGAACGCCGCCGCCGAGGCGGACTGCCCGGTCGACCTGCACACCGACGCCGCCGACCCGACCCAGCTCGCCCGCCTGGTCACCGCGCTCGCCCCGCACCGGCCCCGGGTCACCCTCGGCCCGTGCAGCGCACTGCCGCCCGGCGGCGCCGACCTGCTGGCCGGCGCCGGCGTCCGGGTGGTCTGCCTGCCGCAGAACGGCGGCTGCACCGGCCTCGAAGGCCCGCCGATCGGCCTGCGCCCCACCCTCGTCCGGGAGTTCGCGCAGGCCCGGGTCGCCCTCAGCGCCGGCGGCGGCGGCCTGCGCGACGCCTCCAACCCGGTCGGCCGCGCCGACCCCCTCGACGCCGCCCGACTGCTCGCCGCCGGCGGCGCGCTCTCCCCCGAAGCCGCCTACGACGCCGTCTCCGCCCAGGCCCGCACCGCCCTCGGCCTCCCCCCGGTCCGGGTCGACGCCGGCTTCCCCGCCGAACTCCTCGCCATCCGCGGCGACAGCCTGACCGGCGCCCTCTCCGGCGGCCACTCCCGCCTGGTCGTCCACTGCGGCCGCATCGTCTCCCGCACCAGCGCCGTCCGCGAGTTCGCCGACACCGTCACCCTGGCCCTCCCCCGCCAGAACCACCCGGGCTGA
- a CDS encoding YajQ family cyclic di-GMP-binding protein — MADSSFDIVSKVEWQEVDNAINQTSREIATRFDFKNVGAEIKRSGEKIEMKANGEERVRAILDVLQTKFVKRGLSLKALDAAEPQLSGKEYKIFADIKEGITTEDAKKVAKIIRDEGPKGVKAQVQGDELRVSSKSRDDLQAVQNLLKGKDLDFALQFVNYR, encoded by the coding sequence ATGGCCGACTCCAGTTTCGACATCGTCTCGAAGGTCGAGTGGCAGGAGGTCGACAACGCGATCAACCAGACCTCCCGCGAGATCGCCACCCGGTTCGACTTCAAGAACGTGGGCGCCGAGATCAAGCGGTCCGGCGAGAAGATCGAGATGAAGGCCAACGGCGAGGAGCGGGTCCGGGCGATCCTGGACGTGCTGCAGACCAAGTTCGTCAAGCGCGGGCTGTCGCTGAAGGCGCTGGACGCGGCGGAGCCGCAGCTGTCCGGCAAGGAGTACAAGATCTTCGCCGACATCAAGGAAGGCATCACCACCGAGGATGCCAAGAAGGTCGCGAAGATCATCCGCGACGAGGGCCCCAAGGGCGTCAAGGCGCAGGTCCAGGGCGACGAGCTGCGGGTCAGCTCGAAGTCGCGCGACGACCTGCAGGCCGTGCAGAACCTGCTCAAGGGCAAGGACCTGGACTTCGCGCTCCAGTTCGTCAACTACCGCTAG